A region of the Lachancea thermotolerans CBS 6340 chromosome E complete sequence genome:
GTCACCACCAGCAGCCTCGGCCTTTCTGGCGGCGTTCTTTCTGGCGACTCTACCTGGTCTGCCACCGCCGAATGGAGAACCTCTAGCGAAGTCAACGTGCTTCTCGGACTCCAATCTAACCAAGAAAGATGGGACGTTGACCAGCTGCTTACCGACAGCAATGTGTCTCTGGGTGATCAAGACTCTAGCGTGGTGAACGGACTTGGCCAAACCCAACTTGTAGACCTGGGTTTGCAGTCTTCTCTCCAAGAAGTCCTCAAccttcaaggccaagaCGTGatccaacttcttcttgtcctcgGACAAGACACCAAGTCTGACCAGTCTTCTGATCATGGCGTTACCCTCGAAAAGTCTTCTTGGGTCCTTCTCATCTCTGGTCAGCAAGTCTCTGGCAGCACGACGGATCTTAGACAACTGGAAAGAGATTCTGTAAAtctccttcttgttcttcaggCCGTATTCACcagccaacttcaactcAGCGTCCAGACGAGCGGACTCGTAAGGTCTCTTTGGGGTAGAGTAAGTCTTAGAGTAGGTTCTTGGGGCTCCTGAAAGGATGTTAGTTTTAAGAACAGGCTACGAAGATCGGGCTACAGTTTACTCATGAATATTGTTCTGACAATCTCAAAGACTGGACCCTAGTCAGGGCTAGAGGTCCATAACAAGCGCGACTGTATCTGGATTCTGACTGAATTGCAGTCCAGATGACAATAACCGGGCCTGAAGAGCAAGCTCGGCAGGCACCAGTGTAGCTGGTACTTTTACCTGAAGTGTCGGGTTTTCAGAGTAAAAGCGTATCCAGCAAGGTGTCGGCTTGACATTGAGAAGGTATAGAAATATTCATGAGGACCCGATCctcgaaaaagaagagtaTTGCACAAGTGCAACTCGTTCTTCCGACGCCCTGCATCCGTTAGGATGCATGGCATCTGTTGTGATGTTAATACGTACTTGGCATCTCGAAATTGACTCTTGTTGTTTAGAGTAAAATGAAGTGGAATGAATGATACCTAGAGGTCCTCACTTTATAGGatgtcttgaaaagtttcagCGGCCCAGGGAACGAAATAGTTGCGTGGGTATTGTGTTGGgcatcacgtgacttaaGCTAATTATTGTTCGCAGAAAAATGTTTGTGTTGATGTATGGGTTAACAGTCACGACATACATAGCCGCCAAGAAGTCTGAGGCTCAGTAGTAGTTGACGAAGCGCAGTAAGTTTACATCGCTCTTGACATGGCCTTTCCGCTCGCCTTAGTGTTTGAGGTGGATAGCCAAACTATTTTAACCTGTCCGAATATTTGACCGCTTTACATTACATGAAACTATCTATTGAAGATCCGAGTGGAACTCCTTGATAATGGAATCTACATCCTCGATATTCAGCTGTCTCACGTCACcaatcttcttgatcttttgggTGACGTCCTTGATCTGGTCATCTGTCAAGTGCAAGTTGAGCTGTTCGACTCTCGACTTAATGGCGTTCCAGCCTGTCAGCCTGTTTGCGAAGTGAATGTATCTCTTCAAACCGAAGTCTTGAGGGTTCAAGATCTCGTACGTAGATGGGTTAGCCAGAATAGCCTTGGCGTGGATGCCTGCCTTATGGGTGAATGCACAGAACCCAGTGATAGGGTTGTTGAAAGGCACGTTGACTTCCACGGCCTCGGCGACCAGGTTCTCAATGTCTCTGATCTTATGCAACTTGTACTTGGACTTGACGTACTCAGGGGCGGCGACGATCATTCTAGCCATCAGACCACCTAGGGGAGTGATACCGTTTCTTTCACCGATCCCCAAAACAGAGACGTCGATCAGCTTGGCACCAGCCTCCAGCGCGGAGTACGCGTTACCGATGGCGCAGCCGGTGTCGTCGTGGAAATGGCACTCGATGTCACACGAGACAACTGCCTTCAAAGTACGCACCAAGTCGTAGACCTGTCTAGGGTTGGCGCAACCCACGGTGTCCGCAATACCAACTCTGTTGACACCAATAGCGCTCACGGTCTTGTAAATGTTAAGCAGGTCGACGATGTCCGATCTGAAAGAATCCTCGGACGAGAAACGAATCTCCAGGCCCTTGGACTTGACGAACTCGATCACTTCGACCGCGCTCTTGGAGATGTAGTTCATGTCTTTGCCGTGAGAAAACTGTCTGAGGAACTGCGAGGTGCCGATAACCACGTCGACACCGTCGACACCAGTCTCCACAGCGACCTTGGCGTCGTCCATATGACAACGGATGTGGGTCAGGATTTTGGCTTTCAAACCGAGCTTGCAGATGGCCTCGCAATCCTTTCTGCTCTGCTCCGACGCTACGGGGGAGGTCAGCTCAATGTAGTCGACACCGAAGTCATCTAGCGCCTTGGCAATCTcaatcttcttctctgtGCTGAAAAAAGCGTTGGCAAACTGCTCACCCTCTCTGAGGGTAGACTCGATCAACTGAAATTTGTCAACATTTGACACCAGGTCAAACGGGCTGGGCGCATAAGGGTTCGACTGTACAGACATTATTGGGATTTAACTTTGGTTAGAGCTTAGTGGGAGGCAGAACTAGACGATCCCACTCTTCCAAATTTCTCTTTCTTAAATCATTACTGGATCTTTAAGCACCTGCATCGTTATGACTCCCATCATGACTGCTTTTCCGTCGCATTTTCGCACTTGCGAGAATTGCGTGGGAAATCCTGCATAAACTCGTGCTCCTGGAAGCTGCTTCTACTTACATAACATCCAGATCCTTTTGAACGGCGTCACTCCTATATCACGTGGGTGTTTGAGTATCGCAATGTACGTCGCATCACATGCTCAATAATCTGCTTAGGTAACATGAACATGCTTTTCGAAGTCGCGTACCGGTTACCCTACCAAGACGCGTttattccaaaaaaaatttgctATATAAAAGGGGCCCGGCTCCAGATCCCGAAGCGACAGCATATAAAAAGACGGAGAAGCCAGATACGCGAAGCGCGAAGCGTAAAGTAGtcgtttttttttttttttttaaatttTCTGGGACACTACGGAAGGGAAATCCGTTTTTACGAGGTGAACAGAAACCCATATAAGGAAACTGGAAATTTTTGGGGAAAATATCGGATTCACGTGGTATATACGAATTAGCCGCCGAGGTGCAAACGTGAAATCAAGGCTAACTTTAAAAAAGAAGCCGTTAGATATCGAATTGAAGCTGCTAAACTTCACGCGAAAGCACATCCGACAGACACTGGAAGCTAAGCTGAACACCAAGTCTACGCCGGCGCTTTTCGCATTCTAGtagaagttcaagcacaCAGACACACACACACAAACACATATACACACATCGGCCAATGACTGCGCAACTTTCGAGGTTAGACCGACAGGTGATCCTGCTGGAAACAGGGTCGACACAGGTTGTTCGAAACATGGCTGCCGACCAGCTCGGGGACCTTGCCAAGCAGCACCCAGAGGACACGCTGTCGTTACTTTCTCGGGTTTAccccttcttgatggccAAAAAATGGGAGACGCGGATCACCACGGCACGTGCCGTAGGCGGTATCGTGAGCCACTCGCCGTCATGGGACCCtaacgaagatgaagtcCAAGTGACAGGGGACGACAACGGCGACGAGGGTCAGGCAACGCAAAGCGCATCTTCTGCAGCCGAGGTTTCTTCCAACGGAGACGGCGAAACGGCAAAAgtcaagcttgagcagGAGATTCGActcaagcttgaagaggttGACAATACAGAGGAGTGGCGCTCGCTCCAAGACGACAGCAAGCTATTCTCGCTTGCCGACTGGAACCTCACCGATGTTCTGAAATCAGGAAAACCTCTTCTGGCTGCTAGCTTCGACGACTTTCCCGCGCCTTTACAGCTAGAGCAGCCACAACGTCAGCCCGCGGCCAAACAAACAAAGATCGAGGAAACTCCCGAGTTCGCACAGCCTCAGCCCTTGTCAGGTAAGGCCCAGTCTCTAGAGTCTAAGAAAAGTGCACGAATGGCTGCTATGGCCAAGCGGAAGCGGAAAATTCAGGCCAAAACCACCACTAAAAAGCCGGTAGATATCTCCCAGAGTTCGATCTCGCGTAACTTGATGGCTCAAGAGGACTCCAGTCAAAGTCCGACACCTTCGCCCACAATGCTCAACAATCCAAAGCTAGAAATTACTGAGCAGCCTGATTCCAAGAAAATAATGATTGAATCAGTAATGAGTCCTATTTTGGAGAAGCATGATAGTGTTTCTGGTCTGGTTTGGCAATTCCAGGGCATTTACGAGCTTTTATTAGAGAATCTGATGAGCGACAGCTGGGAGATACGACACGCCGCTGCTCTGGGACTCCGAGAGATCATAAAAAAACATGCAAAGAGTGTGGCAAGAATCAAGGGaaagtcaaaaaaagaaaacaacatcagaaaTCGCAGAGCTCTAGAGGACCTGGCTACGCGGCTTTTAATTGTCTTCGCGCTTGACAGGTTTGGCGACTTCGTTTACGATACCGTCGTCGCACCTGTGAGAGAATCTGTAGCACAGACTCTAGCTGCACTTTTGATCCATCTCGATGATGACTTATGCATCCAAATATTTGGCGCCTTGGAACAACTGGTGCTACAAGACCCTAAAATTGTTGGCCTGCCGAATAAAATTTGGGAAGCTACACATGGTGGTCTTTTGGGTATACGGTATTTCGTGGGTATTAAAACAGACTTCTTATTCAGGCACAATCTGCTCGAAAATGTCGTTAATATCGTGCTCTATGGGCTAAAACAGAACAACGACGACGTCCAAAGTGTAGCTGCCGCTATTCTCACTCCTATCGCTGTCGAGTTCGTCAAGCTGGAGGAAAGCACCATCGACCTCGTTTTGAGCACCATATGGAACTTATTAACACATCTCGAGGACGATCTTTCATCAAGTGTCGGCTCAGTCATGGATTTGTTAGCAAAACTTTGtgagcaaaaagaagtcCTAGATGTTTTGAGAGCGAAGGCCATGTCGCATCCATTGGAGtggtctttcaagagcttaGTCCCAAAATTGTACCCATTTCTGCGGCACTCCATTACTAATGTTAGAAAAGCAGTGCTTAACTTGCTTATGGCGTTTTTATCCATCAAAGAcgacttcatcaaacaTTGGATTAACGGTAAGATTTTCAGACtaatctttcaaaacattattcttgaacaaaatcCACAGGTGCTAGAcatgtctttcaaagtgTACATTTCTATGCTGGAGGAGTATAAAAATAAAAATCCAGAGAAAAACCTAGACCACTTGTTTGGGAAGCACTTAGCGCCAATCCTGCATTTGTTAATCACCCCGATTGGAGAACACGGCAAGAGTTACAACATGGAGCTGCAGTATATTCTCAAGCCTTCTCCTCATTACCAACTTCAAtcagaaagaaaaagggGTGCTGCATTAGAACCACAGTCAGACATACCGCCCCCTGCTAATAGTGAGCGTGTTAATATTGATGCTCCAATGATTGCCGGAGATGTAACCCTTTTGGGAACAGATGTAATTTTCAACACAAGAGTTACAGGAGCGAAGGCCCTTGGTATCACCTTATCCATGTTTCAGAAATCTACTCTCAAATCTTTTTTCACAAACGTCTTACTCGACTGTCTGCGGTTGCCATACGCCACACCTCGCATGCTCGTCGCTATCATCATATCCGAGTTTTGCTCCAATCTGGCGAACCAgccttctgaagaagatgctgaTGACTTGAAGCGGTTCGTCTCAGAAGCCTTTGGCGAGACCTTTGCTGGCCAACTTACGGATCCTTCTGCATTGCCTATTTTCCGTGAGCTTGTGCCTagcttgaaagctttaCGCACTCAGTGCCAGAGTTTGTTGTCAACTTTTGTCGACGTTGGAATGTTGCCGCCCCAACGGCTGCCTCAACTAGCTATCATCGTTCAAGGAGAAGCAGAGGCCGGACCCGAGGCGTTCGGAATTGAAACCGCTGAGAAGACGTACGGAGAAATGAGTGACAAGCTTTTCCGTCATTTGAGCAACTCTTACAAAATTTTAGCTAAAAAACCTGTGGATGACGCTAAACACCGTGTTTTGCAGGCTATAGAAACCGCCAAAGATGCACAGAAATCAAGGGTTTGTAACGTCCTTGCCAACTACGCCTCAGCTGCTCTGCTGTTTGATGGACTGCCAGCTAAGCTCAACCCTTTTATCAGGGCTTTGATGGACAGTATAAAAGAGGAGCGTTACGagattcttcaaaagagatCAGGCGATGCAATTTTAAACTTGGTGGTTGAGCTAGTAAAGGCAAAGAAGGGAAACGTTGCAAATAAAATTGTTAAAAACTTATGTGGTTTCCTCTGTGTCGACACATCCGAGGTTCCAGAATTTTCGCCTAACTCTCAATATAGGGACTCTATTTTAACCCTTATCAGGGAGCAAACAGCACTGGCATTTCAAGATGATGCTAACGTGAAAAAACtggctgaagaagctcaaatcaaaagaaaGGGGGCATTATACACGTTGAGTGAGTTCCTACTGCGTCTAGGCCCCACGGTTTTGGAGGTTGTGCCACAAGTCAAACAGATGATTTTCGACCCGCTGGAAAGGGTTGATAGTGAGTTTGGTGGCGTACCGCCAGATGCGAAGGCTGGCCAGGAGGTTGTTGATGCCTTGGGTGTCCTGAGAGCTCTAATAGTTTATATGAGCGAAGAGCTACAAACGAATGAGATACTTCCACGTTTGCCTCTCATTCTCAAATACCTAAGATCTGAGCTCGCAGTTTTTCGGTATTCAGCGGCCCGGACTCTTGCAGATTTGGCAAACACCTTAACAATTCAAGTGCTTCCATTCATTATCCAGACAGCACTGCCTTTAATGAGCAACCCTTCCTCAGTAACAGATAGACAAGGTCTCACAGAGTTAGTATATCATTTGGCTCTATACATGGGGAGCAACATTCTGCCCTACGTTGTGTTTCTCATTGTTCCGCTTTTAGGTCGCATGAGTGATTCCAACCAAGATATTAGGACTTTAGCAACTTCAACGTTTGCTTCTATCATCAAACTGGTCCCCCTTGAAGCAGGAATTCCAGATCCTGAGGGCCTGCCCCAAGATCTCATGGAGGGTCGTGAGAAGGAGCGTGACTTTATTCAACAAATGATGGATCCTTCTAAGGCAAAGCCATTCCAATGTCCCGTTGCCATTAAGGCTACTCTAAGAAAGTACCAACAAGATGGTGTCAACTGGCTGgctttcttgaacaaataTCACTTGCACGGTATACTTTGTGATGATATGGGTCTTGGTAAGACTTTACAAACCATTTGCATAATCGCAAGCGATCAATACATGAGGAACGAAAATTACGAAAAAACTAAAGCACGTGAATCCAGGCCTCTTCCCTCACTTATCATATGTCCACCCTCCCTAACCGGGCATTGGGAACAAGAATTTGAGCAGTATGCCccttttttgaaagttctGGTATTTGCCGGTGGTCCTTCTACGAGGTACCCTCTGCGAGACAAGCTAGGTAGTGCTGACATCGTGATTACTTCGTATGATGTTGCGAGAAATGACATTGACGTCATTAACAATTACGATTACAATTACTGTGTACTTGACGAGGGTCATATCATAAAAAATGCACAATCGAAGCTAGCCAAGGCCGTGAAACTTGTCAGCGCAAACCACAGGTTAATTTTAACGGGAACTCCAATTCAGAACAACGTTGTCGAACTTTGGTCGCTGTTCGACTTTTTGATGCCCGGATTTTTGGGTACAGAAAAGATGTTTCACGAGAGGTTTGCAAAACCTGTggcagcttcaagaaacagcAAAACTTCCTCtaaagaacaagaagcaggTGCGCTTGCCTTGGATGCTCTCCACAAACAGGTCTTGCCATTCATGCTGAGAAGATTAAAGGAAGATGTACTTTCTGACTTACCACCTAAGATTATTCAAGACTACTACTGCGAGCTCAGTGATTTGCAGAAGCAATTATACAAAGACTTtgccaagaaacaaaaaaataatgtTGAACAAGACATCGAGAATGTTTCCGAGGTCGATAACAAGCAGCATATTTTCCAAGCGCTTCAGTACATGAGGAAACTGTGTAATCACCCATCGCTCGTGGTATCGAAAGATCATCCACAATGGTCGCAGGTTCAGGACTATTTGAAGCAAACAGGATTTAGTTTGCATGACATTACCCATGCTCCTAAACTTGgagctctcaaaaacttaCTGCTAGAGTGCGGTATCGGCATACAAGATGTGGATAAAAAGTCAAAGACCTATCTTCCCTCTACCGAGAGTGTGATCAGCCAACACCGTGCGCTGATTTTTTGTCAGCTCAAAGATATGCTGGACATGGTTGAGAATGACctgttcaaaaaatacaTGCCCTCTGTGACATACATGAGGCTTGATGGTAGTGTTGAGTCCCGCGATAGGCAGGCGGTCGTTCGCAAGTTTAACGAAGATCCCTCAATCGACTGCCTTCTGCTGACAACAAAAGTGGGTGGTCTTGGATTGAATCTAACGGGAGCAGACACCGTCATCTTTATTGAACACGACTGGAACCCAATGAACGACCTTCAGGCTATGGACAGAGCACATCGTCTGGGGCAAAAGAAGGTTGTCAATGTTTACAGAATCATCACAAGGGGCACCctggaagaaaagatcATGGGTTTacaaaaattcaagatgAACATTGCTTCAACAGTTATTAATCAACAGAACTCCGGCCTTGCTTCTATGGACACGCAccaacttcttgacctcTTTGACACTGACAATGTTCCATCTCAGGAAAAGGAAACTAAGAATTCTTCTGATGGCAAGATTGATGAAATTGTCAACGAGACTGGTTTAACTGGCAAGGCAAAGGAGGCTGTAGGGGAACTCACAGAGCTATGGGACACTACGCAATACGAGGAGGAGTACAATTTGGATAATTTCATAAAAACACTACGTTAGCATGATGAGATAAAGCGTTGCATTGCATTATTGTAAATAACTTATAGAGGTTGATTGTAATAttaaatttttttgaattatAGGATATCATCGATGGCTGTTGGAAAGCATAAAATGATCTCTTTCTGGTGAAGAGCgacaaacaaacaaacatGGAAACTTCATAGAACAAGAGCAGCGACGAAGGATGTCGTCTCTGCAAGAACAGATTGCTTCAAGGAAACGAAGACTAGAGTCTCTTAAAGGGAAGCATTCAGACTCAGACGTCCAGCAGCCCCACCCCCCCAATGAACCACACGGAGAAGAGGATACGCCCGTgtccaaaaagccaaaagagcttgaggaaaAGGTCATCGAAAGTCCAGTTAAACAGGACAATGACATGGATCCgccttctcaaaattttccggATCCAAGATCCCCTACGGATGAGAGTCAGGAAGAAGGTGTGGACACCGATTCCGGCACTGACGACGAACAAACCAGCAAGCTCACGCCTACGAGtgacttgaaagagaagctgcgCCCCCAACTTGATGAGTTAGAGAAGCGCACGCAGGAAGCGATCAAAAGGTTAGTACGACAAAGGCTCCTCACTCAACCTGACGCCGATTGATGAAAATACATATCACACAAGATTTCTCTGAGTTTATCCTACAATAGTTTATCGACTTATAAATAATGGAGTTAATTGGGGTTCAAGAAGGCCTCACGGATGTACATCACAGCAAATatgaagaaagacaaagcGCCGCCAAGCGTTACCGTTCTCATGCTTATCTTCGTAGCCAACATCTTGCCACCAACCACTGCCAACGCAGTGCAGAAAGCGTGGCCGACTATTGCGCCCCATATAACAAACCAATAGTCACTCCCGGAAGCCATAGCGATGGTACTTATCTGAGAGCGATCGCCAAATTCCCCCAAAAACACCATGCTAAATATCTGAACCCAGACTGGAGTAAAGATGTAGGCGCCCAGATCCGTCACCTTTTTGACAAATTTGGTAGCAACAGTGTTTTTAGTGAAGTTTTTACTCGAGTCCCTAGCTAGTTCGCCACCTTCGACATCTGtcatgtttttgtttaAGTCCTGCACTGCAATTTCCTCTTCCACTTCAGCTAGTTCCTCCTCAACACCCATGTCCTTCGACATTGCCAATCCTTCCAATGTCAGCTTGTAGCCAAAAATCAGGAAGAGAATACCAGCCAAAAATTGGGTATAGCTTTGAGGAATCCACGATGTGAACGTCCGCCCCACTAGACCTGAGAGAATTGTCATAAGAAATAGAGAGCTCGCAGACGCTGTGAAGACCAGGAGTCTCGGATATCTCATTGCCATAAGCGCAGCAATCAGGAAAGTCTTGTCGCCGATTTCAGACACAGCGATCATTGAAGCCGAGAAGAGGAAAGCCTTGGCTGGGCTGTCCGGGGCTGAGTCAGttccttctttctcttggaCAGCCACTGCAGCTGTCGCTAATGTTGAGATGATGGCTAAAGGTAGGACACATTTCTTCATTAAGCTCATAACTACCTCTACTGTACGTCGGTGATTTAGGAGGCTTGGCTGGATATCAGAGAGAAATCTCTTTAATTACTGTAGTGTATTGACATAAAGAGCATAATTTTTTTATAACGTGCTCACTATGCAAAACATCATCTCCCGACGAACGCGGGCTTTCTTAGGTTGGGATGTTTGATCCCGACGAATCCATACGAGTCTTATACTCAAAATTGGGCATCGCTTGCGTGCTTTTTACGCTTCACGGTGTATGCCA
Encoded here:
- the RPS9B gene encoding 40S ribosomal protein uS4 (highly similar to uniprot|O13516 Saccharomyces cerevisiae YPL081W RPS9A and to uniprot|P05755 Saccharomyces cerevisiae YBR189W RPS9B Proteins component of the small (40S) ribosomal subunit); translated protein: MPRAPRTYSKTYSTPKRPYESARLDAELKLAGEYGLKNKKEIYRISFQLSKIRRAARDLLTRDEKDPRRLFEGNAMIRRLVRLGVLSEDKKKLDHVLALKVEDFLERRLQTQVYKLGLAKSVHHARVLITQRHIAVGKQLVNVPSFLVRLESEKHVDFARGSPFGGGRPGRVARKNAARKAEAAGGDAEEDAE
- a CDS encoding KLTH0E12848p (highly similar to uniprot|Q12122 Saccharomyces cerevisiae YDL131W LYS21 and to uniprot|P48570 Saccharomyces cerevisiae YDL182W LYS20 homocitrate synthase), translated to MSVQSNPYAPSPFDLVSNVDKFQLIESTLREGEQFANAFFSTEKKIEIAKALDDFGVDYIELTSPVASEQSRKDCEAICKLGLKAKILTHIRCHMDDAKVAVETGVDGVDVVIGTSQFLRQFSHGKDMNYISKSAVEVIEFVKSKGLEIRFSSEDSFRSDIVDLLNIYKTVSAIGVNRVGIADTVGCANPRQVYDLVRTLKAVVSCDIECHFHDDTGCAIGNAYSALEAGAKLIDVSVLGIGERNGITPLGGLMARMIVAAPEYVKSKYKLHKIRDIENLVAEAVEVNVPFNNPITGFCAFTHKAGIHAKAILANPSTYEILNPQDFGLKRYIHFANRLTGWNAIKSRVEQLNLHLTDDQIKDVTQKIKKIGDVRQLNIEDVDSIIKEFHSDLQ
- the MOT1 gene encoding DNA-binding ATPase (highly similar to uniprot|P32333 Saccharomyces cerevisiae YPL082C MOT1 Essential abundant protein involved in regulation of transcription removes Spt15p (TBP) from DNA via its C-terminal ATPase activity forms a complex with TBP that binds TATA DNA with high affinity but with altered specificity); translation: MTAQLSRLDRQVILLETGSTQVVRNMAADQLGDLAKQHPEDTLSLLSRVYPFLMAKKWETRITTARAVGGIVSHSPSWDPNEDEVQVTGDDNGDEGQATQSASSAAEVSSNGDGETAKVKLEQEIRLKLEEVDNTEEWRSLQDDSKLFSLADWNLTDVLKSGKPLLAASFDDFPAPLQLEQPQRQPAAKQTKIEETPEFAQPQPLSGKAQSLESKKSARMAAMAKRKRKIQAKTTTKKPVDISQSSISRNLMAQEDSSQSPTPSPTMLNNPKLEITEQPDSKKIMIESVMSPILEKHDSVSGLVWQFQGIYELLLENLMSDSWEIRHAAALGLREIIKKHAKSVARIKGKSKKENNIRNRRALEDLATRLLIVFALDRFGDFVYDTVVAPVRESVAQTLAALLIHLDDDLCIQIFGALEQLVLQDPKIVGLPNKIWEATHGGLLGIRYFVGIKTDFLFRHNLLENVVNIVLYGLKQNNDDVQSVAAAILTPIAVEFVKLEESTIDLVLSTIWNLLTHLEDDLSSSVGSVMDLLAKLCEQKEVLDVLRAKAMSHPLEWSFKSLVPKLYPFLRHSITNVRKAVLNLLMAFLSIKDDFIKHWINGKIFRLIFQNIILEQNPQVLDMSFKVYISMLEEYKNKNPEKNLDHLFGKHLAPILHLLITPIGEHGKSYNMELQYILKPSPHYQLQSERKRGAALEPQSDIPPPANSERVNIDAPMIAGDVTLLGTDVIFNTRVTGAKALGITLSMFQKSTLKSFFTNVLLDCLRLPYATPRMLVAIIISEFCSNLANQPSEEDADDLKRFVSEAFGETFAGQLTDPSALPIFRELVPSLKALRTQCQSLLSTFVDVGMLPPQRLPQLAIIVQGEAEAGPEAFGIETAEKTYGEMSDKLFRHLSNSYKILAKKPVDDAKHRVLQAIETAKDAQKSRVCNVLANYASAALLFDGLPAKLNPFIRALMDSIKEERYEILQKRSGDAILNLVVELVKAKKGNVANKIVKNLCGFLCVDTSEVPEFSPNSQYRDSILTLIREQTALAFQDDANVKKLAEEAQIKRKGALYTLSEFLLRLGPTVLEVVPQVKQMIFDPLERVDSEFGGVPPDAKAGQEVVDALGVLRALIVYMSEELQTNEILPRLPLILKYLRSELAVFRYSAARTLADLANTLTIQVLPFIIQTALPLMSNPSSVTDRQGLTELVYHLALYMGSNILPYVVFLIVPLLGRMSDSNQDIRTLATSTFASIIKLVPLEAGIPDPEGLPQDLMEGREKERDFIQQMMDPSKAKPFQCPVAIKATLRKYQQDGVNWLAFLNKYHLHGILCDDMGLGKTLQTICIIASDQYMRNENYEKTKARESRPLPSLIICPPSLTGHWEQEFEQYAPFLKVLVFAGGPSTRYPLRDKLGSADIVITSYDVARNDIDVINNYDYNYCVLDEGHIIKNAQSKLAKAVKLVSANHRLILTGTPIQNNVVELWSLFDFLMPGFLGTEKMFHERFAKPVAASRNSKTSSKEQEAGALALDALHKQVLPFMLRRLKEDVLSDLPPKIIQDYYCELSDLQKQLYKDFAKKQKNNVEQDIENVSEVDNKQHIFQALQYMRKLCNHPSLVVSKDHPQWSQVQDYLKQTGFSLHDITHAPKLGALKNLLLECGIGIQDVDKKSKTYLPSTESVISQHRALIFCQLKDMLDMVENDLFKKYMPSVTYMRLDGSVESRDRQAVVRKFNEDPSIDCLLLTTKVGGLGLNLTGADTVIFIEHDWNPMNDLQAMDRAHRLGQKKVVNVYRIITRGTLEEKIMGLQKFKMNIASTVINQQNSGLASMDTHQLLDLFDTDNVPSQEKETKNSSDGKIDEIVNETGLTGKAKEAVGELTELWDTTQYEEEYNLDNFIKTLR
- the NTC20 gene encoding Ntc20p (weakly similar to uniprot|P38302 Saccharomyces cerevisiae YBR188C NTC20 Member of a complex, including Prp19p, that binds to the spliceosome) yields the protein MSSLQEQIASRKRRLESLKGKHSDSDVQQPHPPNEPHGEEDTPVSKKPKELEEKVIESPVKQDNDMDPPSQNFPDPRSPTDESQEEGVDTDSGTDDEQTSKLTPTSDLKEKLRPQLDELEKRTQEAIKRLVRQRLLTQPDAD
- the GDT1 gene encoding putative ribosome biosynthesis protein GDT1 (similar to uniprot|P38301 Saccharomyces cerevisiae YBR187W Hypothetical ORF) — protein: MSLMKKCVLPLAIISTLATAAVAVQEKEGTDSAPDSPAKAFLFSASMIAVSEIGDKTFLIAALMAMRYPRLLVFTASASSLFLMTILSGLVGRTFTSWIPQSYTQFLAGILFLIFGYKLTLEGLAMSKDMGVEEELAEVEEEIAVQDLNKNMTDVEGGELARDSSKNFTKNTVATKFVKKVTDLGAYIFTPVWVQIFSMVFLGEFGDRSQISTIAMASGSDYWFVIWGAIVGHAFCTALAVVGGKMLATKISMRTVTLGGALSFFIFAVMYIREAFLNPN